GGTGAAGTATACTTTGAAGTGGCGAAGAATCCAAACAAACCATTCAAGGCGGTGATCGCAACTGAATTAACGCCCGATGGAGTTACAAAGGGCAGGGGGGAAGTAGAAGTTGTGGGAACACATTTTAATATCATGGCTTATAAAAATGAGCCCGTAATACAAACTACTTTGTTGAAGGGGTCGGTAAAAGTTGTTTCCGATAAAGTCAGCAAAGTGTTGAAACCCGGCCAGCAGGCTACGATCATTGATTACCCGGTTGCTACTGACCAGTTGACTGTACAGGATATTTCCAATGCAGAAAACCTGGTTGCCTGGAAAGATGGATTCTTCCCCGGTGGTTCAGCCGATGTAATGATGCGTCAGATCGCCCGTTGGTATGATGTTGACCTGGCATACGAAGGAAAAGTTCCGGAAATGAAGTTTGAGGGGCAAATACCCCGCACGGCCGGAATCGAAAGTGTACTCAAGATCCTGGATGCGAATGGCATCCATACAGAGCTCGACAAAACCAAGAGGAAAATAGTTGTAAAACAATAATTGCCAACCGATTAGGCGTTCGGTACAATTTATTGTTCAGACAGAAACTCATTTTCCATTAATCATTAAGCCCATCCTAGTGCTGCTTTTTTCGGAAAATAAGAAGCGGCGGAAGCTACTTACTGCGACCTTAGGCTATATATTTGCTGAAAGGTTCGCAGTTTGTAGCTTTTATACTATCTGAAGGAAACGTAGCAAAAAAACTAACTGATCTATCTTTTTCTACGTAGTAGTGTAAAAAAAATTCCTTTCATTCAGTTACACTAAAGTAACCTTCAACCAGGATGTGGAAAACCGTCAAGACAGCTGCTTTATTACTGATCGTTTGCTTGCTCACCCAATTTCAGGCTTACGCTCAGATCGATTTGTCTTACGAAAAAGCTCCCATTAAGGAAGTGCTCACTTCCATTGAAAAGCAATCCCATTACAAATTCATTTATCAGAATACAACTTTTGATGGTAAAGACCGCATAACCATCAGGGTAAGGAATGCTACTATTCACCAGGTACTGGACAGTCTTAAGAAACAATTTCCGTTTTCCATTACTTACCTGATTGAGGAAAATATGATTACGGTAGTTAGGATTACTCCGGTAGCTGAGCCCAAACCCAAACCTCCTCCACCTCCTCAAATAGTTTACCTACGCGGCGCTGTTATGGACGAACAGGAAGAGCCGCTCTATGGCGCTACTGTGTATGTAAAGCGTTTACCCCTTTCCGTTGCAACCAATATCGATGGCAAGTTTTCATTGCCGAATGTGAAACCAGGTGATACCGTTGTATTCACCAATATTGGTTACGAAATGCAGGAGCTGGTGGCAGATGCAACCATGAAGCTCACTGCAAAACTGGTTGCTAAGGTGAATAGCCTGACTGATGTGTCCATCACTTCCGGCATACACAGAGAGGAAAGAAGAAGATCCACTGGTGCTTTTGCTGTGGTGGATGGGAAAGCCATCAATCGGGGAACAGCTGCCAATATTGTTGACAGGCTGGAAGGTGTTACGCCGAGTCTGCTGGTAAACAGAAATATAACCGGAGGTCTCAATCAGTCAGAATTAAGCATCAGGGGGAGATCGACTATTAGTGCAGAGCCCAGGCCTTTGATTGTTCTGGATAATTTCCCTTATAATGGCGCATTGAGCAGTATTAACCCAAATGATATTGAAAAGATAACGGTTCTGAGAGATGCTGCAGCCGCTGCAATATGGGGAGCTTATTCTGGAAATGGTGTGCTGGTGATCACAACCAAGAAAGGAAAATATAATCAGGCGCCGAGAGTTTCATTCTCAAGTACATTGATTTCCGGAGATAAGCCTGATCCTTATTACCTCCCGGCTCTGAGCTCAAGATCAGCTATTGAGATCGAGCAGTTCTTTTATGATAAGAATTTTTACTCACTTTTTGAATCCAATGGTACCCGACCGGTCTTGTCACCGGTGATTGAATTGTTGATCGCCAAAAGAGAGGGGAAGATCAGTAGTGATGCAGCCGATGCAGAGCTGGAAAGACTCAAAAATGCAGACTACAGAAAGGATGTTGATGATCTGTTGATGCAAAGAGCTTTTTATCAGCAGTATGCCGTTAATGTCAGAGGAGGGGGCGTAAACAACCACTATTATCTTTCTGCAGGGTACGATGATCAGAAACAGAATTTTATCAATACCGGATATAAGCGCATAACCGTTAACGCGAGCAATACAATCTTATTTCTTAAAAAACGATTGGAAGTAAATACAAATATTTTATTCAGTTCAAGCAGGACTAAGAAAGATGTAAGTGGCGTGTTTGGTGTTTCCTATCCGTACGCCAGTTTACTGGATAGCAACGGTAATCCTGCAGTTATGCCGGCAGAAATCAGGCAGACTTATAAAGACACTGCCGGAAGAGGTCGTTTGCTGGATTGGAATTATCGTCCACTGGAGGAAGCCAGATTGAATGATAGTAAATTAGACTTGAACTCTTATAGGATGGATATTGCTCTCCGGTATAAGATCATAGCAGGCTTATATGGCAGTATAATGTATCAGTATAACAAAGATGTTGGGGAGGATAATGATCTCAGAAGCCAGGAATCTTATTTCACCCGGAACCTGATCAATAAGTACACGCAGGTGAGCTCCGCGGGGGAGGTAGTTCGTCCGATACCGCTTGGAGGAATATTTGACTCAAGAAGATCTACTTCTACCAGCCATAATTTGCGCTTAAAGACTGAATTCAGCAAGGCATGGAACGATCATGAACTTTCTGTGGTTGCAGGTGCGGATATCAGAAGTGTGGATATGAAGTTTAATTATTCCAGGTTGTATGGGTACAACAAAGAAAGCCAAAGCAGTATGCCTGTTGATTACGAAGGCTTTTATCCTATGTATCATACTTCTTCGCAAACAAATAGAATTCCACCTGCAGCTACAATTCCCACTGGCTATGAAAAGTCTAATTTCATGTCCATGTATGGCAACTTCCTGTACACTTACAAAAGGAATTATAATTTTTCCTTCAGTCTGAGAAAGGATGAGTCCAATTTATTTGGTGTGGAAACCAACCAGAAAGGCGTACCACTTTGGGCGGCAGGGGCAAGCTGGAATGCAAGTAATGAAAGCTTTTATAATATTGACTGGTTGCCAGAACTCAAACTACGGGTATCAAGTGGATATACTGGAAATATCGATAGGAGAACATCGGCGTTTACAGCAGCAGCAAAAGACGGAACCAATTTATATGGATCTCCTACTGCATCAATATTGAATCCTCCAAATCCATCCTTACGCTGGGAAAAGATATACATGTTCAATATCGGTGTAGATTTCACATTCAAAGGAAGCAGAATATACGGCAGCCTGGATTTTTACAGGAGAAAAGCAAAGGATCTGATTGGCGTTACTCCTGTTGATCCAACTTCAGGCGTTGAATCATTCAAATGGAATTCAAGCTCGATGAAGGGGAAAGGTGTAGATGTGCAGTTGAATTTCAAAGTGCTGAACGGGAAATTGGGTTGGACAAGTAGTATTATTGCAAGTTATAACCTGGATAAAGTTGACAAGTATTTGGATAAGGGAAATATGATTAGTACGTATCTGGGAGGACAAACAATTGCCCCGCTGCAGGGAAATCCTTTGTACTCGATTTATGCTGTAAGATGGAAAGGCCTGGATTCCGTTAATGGAGATCCGGTAGGATACTTAAACGGGCAACTCAGCAAAGATTACCCTCAAATAGTAAATTCTGCAAATTTTGGCGATTTGCTCTTTAAGGGATCTGCAACACCTAAATACTACGGAAGTTTTATTAATACTTTTAGTTATAGAGGATTTGAGCTTAGCTGTATGTTTACATACAAGTTTGGGTATTCTTTTCGCAGGTCCAGTATTGTTTATTATCAACTTTTGCTAAATCAAACTTTGGCTCACCCTGATTATGATCTAAGATGGGAAAAAGCAGGAGATGAAAAAAGTACCAATGTTCCTTCGTTCCAATACCCAATTAATTTTAACCGGGATCTTTTTTATAACTATTCCGAAGTTTTAGTAGAGAAAGGTGATCATATCAGATTAAAGGATATTCGCTTTTCCTACTTGTTTAGTTTAAGCAAAAAGAAGGAACAAAAAAACAATGCAGAAGTATTTTGTCTTATTAACAATATAGGTTTAGTATGGAAAGCAAATAAATATGAAATAGATCCTGATTTTCTCTATTCTCAACCAATCCCCCGAATTTATTCGTTGGGTGTCAAAATGGAATTGTAATGAATATAATGTGCAGATATGAATATTAGCAATCTTCACCGGTTCCTATTTTTTTGTATGCTGATCATTATTGCGGCATGCCATAAGAAAAAAGAATTTCTGGATGAGAATCCTTATTCAGATCTGTTCACGCCTAAAACTGTTTCTGAATTACAGGCTTTATTGGATAATGATATTTACATGAATGAAGTTCCTGAGATAGGAACATTGTCAGGAGACGAATATTATCTGGTTGATGATTTCTGGGATAGGCTTACCCCAAAGGAACGGAATAGTTATATCTGGGCGGAGGACATTTATGAAGGCCAGGGCAAAATACCCGATTGGAATTTACCATATAAACAGGTGCTGTATGCGAATATCGTTCTCGAACAAATTGCAAAAGGAGTGAAAGGTGCTGCCAGCCAGCAAGACATTGATAAGCTGAAAGGGAATGCTCTATTTATTAGAGGTTTTGCATTTTACAATATTGCCTTGCAATTTGCTGATTGTTTTGATGATAGTAATGGATCTGAATTAGGAATTCCTATCCGTTTGTCTCCGGAAATCAATCAGGATTCAAAACGGGCCACGTTGAAAGAATCTTATGATCAGATAATCAGTGACCTGATTTCTGCCAGTAAATTATTGCGGGATTCTATATCGTTTCAATACAGGAACAGACCTGGTAAGGCTGCTGCTTTTGCCGCACTTGCTAGAGTATATCTAAGTACGCGATCCTATGAAAAGGCCAATGAAGCTGCAGATAGCAGCTTGAAGTATTATGATAAGTTGATCGACTTCAACAACGTTGACAGGTTCGCATCTTTATCATTTAAGCCGCTGAATGACGAAACTCTTTATCAAGCGAGGTTGTTGTCCAGCTCTTTGGTGGTAGTAGGCATAAGTGCGCCTGGATGTATAATTGACTCAACCCTTTACCGTTCTTACGATGCCCAAGATCTTCGCAAACCAATTTATTTCCGGATTAATGGAGATGGACGGCCCAATATCAAAGGCGGTTTTAGCGGCACTCTTTTCACATTTGCTGGCCTTGCAGTAGACGAAATTTATTTGATCAAAGCTGAATGTTTGGTACGGACGAGTGAGATTCAGCAAGGAATGAATTTCCTGAATACCCTTTTGCGCAAGAGATATTTGACCGGGACTTTTATTGATAAG
This portion of the Pseudobacter ginsenosidimutans genome encodes:
- a CDS encoding SusC/RagA family TonB-linked outer membrane protein, which translates into the protein MWKTVKTAALLLIVCLLTQFQAYAQIDLSYEKAPIKEVLTSIEKQSHYKFIYQNTTFDGKDRITIRVRNATIHQVLDSLKKQFPFSITYLIEENMITVVRITPVAEPKPKPPPPPQIVYLRGAVMDEQEEPLYGATVYVKRLPLSVATNIDGKFSLPNVKPGDTVVFTNIGYEMQELVADATMKLTAKLVAKVNSLTDVSITSGIHREERRRSTGAFAVVDGKAINRGTAANIVDRLEGVTPSLLVNRNITGGLNQSELSIRGRSTISAEPRPLIVLDNFPYNGALSSINPNDIEKITVLRDAAAAAIWGAYSGNGVLVITTKKGKYNQAPRVSFSSTLISGDKPDPYYLPALSSRSAIEIEQFFYDKNFYSLFESNGTRPVLSPVIELLIAKREGKISSDAADAELERLKNADYRKDVDDLLMQRAFYQQYAVNVRGGGVNNHYYLSAGYDDQKQNFINTGYKRITVNASNTILFLKKRLEVNTNILFSSSRTKKDVSGVFGVSYPYASLLDSNGNPAVMPAEIRQTYKDTAGRGRLLDWNYRPLEEARLNDSKLDLNSYRMDIALRYKIIAGLYGSIMYQYNKDVGEDNDLRSQESYFTRNLINKYTQVSSAGEVVRPIPLGGIFDSRRSTSTSHNLRLKTEFSKAWNDHELSVVAGADIRSVDMKFNYSRLYGYNKESQSSMPVDYEGFYPMYHTSSQTNRIPPAATIPTGYEKSNFMSMYGNFLYTYKRNYNFSFSLRKDESNLFGVETNQKGVPLWAAGASWNASNESFYNIDWLPELKLRVSSGYTGNIDRRTSAFTAAAKDGTNLYGSPTASILNPPNPSLRWEKIYMFNIGVDFTFKGSRIYGSLDFYRRKAKDLIGVTPVDPTSGVESFKWNSSSMKGKGVDVQLNFKVLNGKLGWTSSIIASYNLDKVDKYLDKGNMISTYLGGQTIAPLQGNPLYSIYAVRWKGLDSVNGDPVGYLNGQLSKDYPQIVNSANFGDLLFKGSATPKYYGSFINTFSYRGFELSCMFTYKFGYSFRRSSIVYYQLLLNQTLAHPDYDLRWEKAGDEKSTNVPSFQYPINFNRDLFYNYSEVLVEKGDHIRLKDIRFSYLFSLSKKKEQKNNAEVFCLINNIGLVWKANKYEIDPDFLYSQPIPRIYSLGVKMEL
- a CDS encoding RagB/SusD family nutrient uptake outer membrane protein, giving the protein MLIIIAACHKKKEFLDENPYSDLFTPKTVSELQALLDNDIYMNEVPEIGTLSGDEYYLVDDFWDRLTPKERNSYIWAEDIYEGQGKIPDWNLPYKQVLYANIVLEQIAKGVKGAASQQDIDKLKGNALFIRGFAFYNIALQFADCFDDSNGSELGIPIRLSPEINQDSKRATLKESYDQIISDLISASKLLRDSISFQYRNRPGKAAAFAALARVYLSTRSYEKANEAADSSLKYYDKLIDFNNVDRFASLSFKPLNDETLYQARLLSSSLVVVGISAPGCIIDSTLYRSYDAQDLRKPIYFRINGDGRPNIKGGFSGTLFTFAGLAVDEIYLIKAECLVRTSEIQQGMNFLNTLLRKRYLTGTFIDKIALNKEAALKIILEERKKELVFRGVRWADLKRLNKEGANIILKRKLKGTTYTLAPSDPKYILPIPPDVISLGGVQQNQR